Proteins encoded by one window of Lathyrus oleraceus cultivar Zhongwan6 chromosome 1, CAAS_Psat_ZW6_1.0, whole genome shotgun sequence:
- the LOC127118896 gene encoding uncharacterized protein LOC127118896 has product MVKALSLTHHLSFLLPHPHSRFTTSSRFFHQLSITKSPFPLRFLSTTPTPYPLQYELIINRPDLPKPNRHRRTANPPNSPEPNQPDSLHDWADDKLSTEPGSSELDKAKRKYYNKRRKRMYGSDSDEDNRRNEEQFVELKREVVELRSLPRREEELYFYDAFAYPWEKDKHYKMVYQLEKKFFPHQCLDKAFLQPGQSNSNSVSVSVSISNSVSVSNLNENENVNENEIARVRNKKVGVIGGENEDKKVGDGDNKLVFFEENVKGEEDRKKGENKDHSEKKVEEFFKGLKKDVEVVEPFFSSRRTGLPPVWDSPHGTVLLINKPKGWTSFTVCGKLRRLVKVKKVGHAGTLDPMATGLLIVCVGKSTKLVDRYQGMIKGYSGVFRLGEATSTWDADSPVIQREPWEHIKDEDIKKSALSFCGEIWQVPPMFSAIKVGGEKMYEKARRGESIELSPRRISIFQFDIERSLDDRQNLIFRVTCSKGTYIRSLCADFGKALGSCAHLTALRRDSIGQYLADDAWEFQELEESITKTYL; this is encoded by the exons ATGGTGAAAGCATTATCTCTAACTCACCACCTCTCCTTCCTCCTACCTCACCCCCATTCCCGATTCACAACTTCTTCTAGATTCTTCCATCAGCTTTCCATCACAAAATCACCATTCCCACTCCGATTCCTCTCCACAACCCCAACCCCCTACCCTCTCCAATACGAACTAATCATAAACCGCCCCGACCTCCCCAAACCCAACCGCCACCGTCGAACCGCCAATCCCCCCAACTCACCCGAACCAAACCAACCCGACTCGCTCCATGACTGGGCCGACGATAAACTATCCACCGAACCCGGTTCGTCTGAACTCGATAAAGCCAAGAGGAAATACTACAATAAACGGAGGAAGAGAATGTatggatccgattccgatgaaGATAATCGGAGAAATGAGGAACAGTTTGTGGAATTGAAACGTGAAGTGGTGGAACTGAGAAGTTTGCCTAGGAGAGAAGAGGAATTGTATTTTTACGATGCTTTTGCTTATCCCTGGGAGAAAGATAAACATTACAAAATGGTTTATCAATTGGAGAAAAAGTTTTTTCCTCATCAGTGTTTGGATAAAGCTTTTCTTCAACCAGGtcaatcaaattcaaattcaGTTTCAGTTTCAGTTTCAATTTCAAATTCAGTTTCAGTTTCAAATTTGAATGAGAATGAGAATGTGAATGAGAATGAGATTGCTAGGGTTAGAAACAAGAAAGTTGGTGTTATTGGTGGGGAGAATGAAGATAAGAAGGTTGGTGATGGTGATAACAAGTTAGTGTTTTTCGAGGAGAATGTGAAAGGGGAAGAAGACAGAAAAAAGGGTGAGAATAAAGATCATAGTGAGAAGAAGGTTGAGGAGTTTTTTAAGGGTTTGAAGAAAGATGTTGAAGTTGTCGAGCCGTTTTTTTCTTCAAGGAGGACTGGTCTTCCTCCTGTTTGGGATTCTCCACACGGGACAGTGCTTTTGATTAACAAACCTAAAG GTTGGACTTCATTCACAGTTTGTGGAAAGCTGCGTCGCCTTGTTAAAGTGAAAAAG GTTGGCCATGCTGGAACTCTTGATCCAATGGCAACTGGTTTATTGATTGTTTGTGTTGGCAAATCAACAAAACTGGTGGATAG ATATCAAGGGATGATTAAGGGTTATAGTGGGGTTTTCCGCTTAGGGGAGGCTACTTCAACATGGGATGCTGATTCACCC GTCATTCAGCGTGAGCCATGGGAGCATATCAAAGATGAGGACATAAAGAAAAGTGCCTTGTCCTTTTGTGGGGAGATTTGGCAAGTTCCTCCTATGTTCTCTGCTATTAAA GTTGGAGGTGAAAAGATGTATGAGAAAGCAAGGAGAGGAGAAAGCATTGAACTTTCGCCTAGACGAAtttcaattttccaatttgacATAGAGCGTAGCTTGGACGACAG ACAAAATTTGATTTTTAGAGTGACTTGCTCTAAAGGGACATATATTCGGTCACTCTGTGCAGATTTTGGGAAGGCTCTTGGCAG CTGTGCCCATTTAACGGCTCTCCGAAGAGATTCAATTG GACAATATTTAGCTGATGATGCATGGGAGTTTCAAGAGCTGGAAGAGTCTATCACCAAAACTTATCTTTAA